One segment of Megachile rotundata isolate GNS110a chromosome 6, iyMegRotu1, whole genome shotgun sequence DNA contains the following:
- the LOC143264599 gene encoding madf and zinc finger protein 1-like produces the protein MHPAPSTPPSAMYRMPPPTAGGINEPQECPYCRRNFSCYYSLKRHFQDKHEQSDTLYVCEFCNRRYRTKNSLTTHKSLQHRGSSGMLKRLLKTTAIKNVLGSMQQAQMQQQPQ, from the coding sequence ATGCATCCAGCACCGTCGACGCCTCCCTCTGCCATGTACCGGATGCCTCCGCCAACGGCGGGTGGTATAAACGAGCCTCAGGAATGCCCGTACTGCCGTCGCAACTTCTCATGCTACTACTCCCTGAAGCGTCATTTCCAGGATAAGCACGAGCAATCGGACACCCTCTACGTATGCGAGTTCTGCAACCGCAGGTACCGAACCAAGAACTCGCTGACGACGCACAAGAGTCTTCAGCATCGTGGCTCCAGCGGTATGCTCAAGAGGCTGTTGAAGACCACGGCGATCAAGAACGTTCTAGGCAGCATGCAACAGGCCCAGATGCAGCAACAGCCGCAATGA